The Mycolicibacterium hassiacum DSM 44199 genome includes a window with the following:
- the pknB gene encoding Stk1 family PASTA domain-containing Ser/Thr kinase: MTTPQHLSDRYELGEILGFGGMSEVHLARDRRLHRDVAIKVLRADLARDPSFYLRFRREAQNAAALNHPAIVAVYDTGEAETPAGPLPYIVMEYVDGVTLRDIVHNEGPMEPRRAIEVIADACQALNFSHQHGIIHRDVKPANIMISKTGAVKVMDFGIARAIADANRVTQTAAVIGTAQYLSPEQARGEKVDARSDVYSLGCVLYEILTGEPPFVGDSPVAVAYQHVREDPVPPSQRNPAVSPELDAVVLKALAKNPDNRYQTAAEMRADLVRVHSGEQPEAPKVFTDAERNSLLAAPPGGHRTEPLATARPLPDYIEKERRGSVARWLVAVAVLAVLTVVVTLAINMFGGKPRDVQVPDVAGQASADAIAELQNRGFKVRTQQRPDNTAPPDHVINTEPAAEATVAAGDEITINVSTGPEQREIPDVRNLSYDEAIRRLSAAGFEKFRPSSSPSTPEMKDKVLGTNPPANQTSAITNEIIVVLGAGPETRPVPDVAGQTIDSATQILNTAGFTKVVPVNVDSPQPQGQLVGTNPAAGETVPVDTVIQLQVSRGNQFIMPDVRGMFWVDAEPRLRALGWTGVLDRGADVQNSGQRPNAVVTQNPPPGAGVNFDSRITLSFAS, from the coding sequence ATGACCACCCCGCAACATCTGTCCGACCGGTACGAACTCGGTGAGATTCTCGGCTTCGGCGGCATGTCCGAAGTTCATCTGGCCCGCGACCGGCGCCTTCACCGTGATGTCGCGATCAAGGTGCTGCGCGCCGACCTGGCCCGCGACCCGAGTTTCTATCTGCGGTTCCGCCGCGAGGCGCAGAACGCGGCGGCGCTGAACCATCCGGCGATCGTGGCCGTCTACGACACCGGTGAGGCCGAGACCCCGGCGGGTCCGCTGCCCTACATCGTCATGGAGTACGTCGACGGGGTCACGCTGCGCGACATCGTGCACAACGAGGGCCCGATGGAGCCGCGGCGCGCCATCGAGGTGATCGCTGACGCGTGCCAGGCGCTGAACTTCAGCCACCAGCACGGCATCATCCACCGCGACGTCAAACCGGCGAACATCATGATCAGCAAGACCGGCGCGGTGAAGGTGATGGACTTCGGCATCGCCCGCGCGATCGCCGACGCCAACCGGGTCACCCAGACCGCGGCGGTGATCGGCACCGCGCAGTACCTGTCACCCGAGCAGGCCCGCGGCGAGAAGGTCGACGCCCGCTCCGACGTGTACTCGCTGGGCTGTGTGTTGTACGAAATCCTCACCGGCGAGCCGCCTTTCGTGGGTGATTCCCCGGTGGCGGTGGCCTATCAGCATGTCCGCGAGGATCCGGTGCCGCCGTCGCAGCGCAACCCGGCGGTGAGCCCGGAGCTGGACGCGGTGGTGCTCAAGGCGCTGGCGAAGAACCCGGACAACCGCTATCAGACCGCCGCCGAGATGCGCGCCGACCTGGTGCGGGTGCACAGCGGTGAGCAACCCGAGGCGCCGAAGGTGTTCACCGACGCCGAGCGCAACTCGCTGCTGGCCGCGCCGCCGGGCGGCCACCGCACCGAGCCGCTGGCCACCGCCCGCCCGCTGCCGGACTACATCGAGAAGGAGCGCCGCGGCTCGGTGGCGCGCTGGCTGGTCGCGGTCGCGGTGCTGGCGGTGCTGACCGTGGTGGTGACGCTGGCGATCAACATGTTCGGCGGCAAGCCGCGCGATGTGCAGGTGCCCGACGTCGCCGGTCAGGCGTCGGCCGACGCGATCGCCGAGCTGCAGAACCGCGGCTTCAAGGTGCGCACCCAGCAGCGCCCGGACAACACGGCGCCGCCGGACCACGTCATCAACACCGAGCCCGCGGCCGAGGCCACGGTGGCGGCCGGCGACGAGATCACCATCAACGTCTCCACCGGGCCCGAGCAGCGCGAGATACCCGACGTCCGCAACCTCAGCTACGACGAGGCGATTCGCCGGCTCTCGGCGGCCGGGTTCGAGAAGTTCCGGCCGTCGTCGTCGCCGTCGACACCGGAGATGAAGGACAAGGTGCTCGGCACCAACCCGCCGGCCAACCAGACCTCGGCGATCACCAACGAGATCATCGTGGTGCTCGGCGCCGGCCCCGAGACCCGTCCGGTGCCCGATGTCGCGGGACAGACCATCGACAGCGCCACCCAGATTCTCAACACCGCCGGTTTCACCAAGGTGGTGCCGGTCAACGTGGACAGCCCGCAGCCGCAGGGCCAGCTGGTCGGTACGAATCCCGCTGCGGGAGAGACGGTTCCGGTGGACACCGTGATCCAGTTGCAGGTGTCGCGGGGCAACCAGTTCATCATGCCCGACGTGCGCGGCATGTTCTGGGTGGACGCCGAGCCGCGGCTGCGCGCGCTGGGCTGGACCGGGGTGCTCGACCGGGGCGCCGACGTGCAGAACAGCGGTCAGCGGCCCAATGCGGTGGTCACCCAGAATCCGCCGCCCGGCGCCGGGGTGAACTTCGACAGCCGGATCACGCTCAGCTTCGCGTCGTAG
- a CDS encoding FtsW/RodA/SpoVE family cell cycle protein: MTTQPQSPVAIAPPLPTRRNAELLLLGFAAVITTLALLLVEANQEQGLRWDLLQYTVAYLALFTGAHLAVRRFAPYADPLLLPIVALLNGLGLVMIHRLDLSSGELMSPGLGGTANQQMLWTLVGVLGFSLTVIFLRDHRLLSRFGYICGLTGLVLLIIPALLPASMSEQNGAKIWIRLPGFSIQPAEFSKILLLVFFAAVLVSKRSLFTSAGKHVFGMTLPRPRDLAPLLAAWIASVGVMVFEKDLGTSLLLYASFLVLVYVATDRISWVVIGLALFAAGSVIAYHLFDHVQTRVQTWLDPFADPEGAGYQMVQSLFSFATGGIFGTGLGNGQPGTVPAASTDFIIAAVGEELGLFGLAAVLMLYTILIVRGLRTAIAVRDSFGKLLAAGLASTLAIQLFIVVGGVTKLIPLTGLTTPWMSYGGSSLVANYVLLAILVRISHSARRPILPSQAAPPIASARTEVIEKV, translated from the coding sequence ATGACGACCCAGCCGCAGTCACCGGTGGCGATCGCTCCCCCGCTGCCCACGCGGCGCAACGCCGAGCTGCTGTTGCTCGGATTCGCGGCCGTCATCACCACGCTGGCGCTGCTGCTGGTCGAGGCCAACCAGGAACAGGGCCTGCGCTGGGACCTGCTGCAGTACACCGTCGCGTATCTGGCGTTGTTCACCGGCGCGCACCTGGCCGTCCGCCGGTTCGCCCCGTACGCCGACCCGCTGCTGCTGCCGATCGTCGCGCTGCTCAACGGTCTTGGGCTGGTGATGATCCACCGGCTCGACCTGTCGTCGGGTGAGCTGATGTCGCCCGGCCTCGGCGGCACCGCCAACCAGCAGATGCTCTGGACGCTGGTCGGGGTGCTGGGGTTCTCGCTCACCGTGATCTTTCTGCGCGACCACCGGCTGCTGTCGCGGTTCGGCTACATCTGCGGGCTGACCGGGCTGGTGCTGCTGATCATCCCGGCGCTGCTGCCGGCGTCGATGTCCGAGCAGAACGGCGCCAAGATCTGGATCCGGTTGCCCGGCTTCTCGATTCAGCCCGCCGAGTTCTCCAAGATCCTGCTGCTGGTGTTCTTCGCCGCCGTGCTGGTGAGCAAACGCAGCCTGTTCACCAGCGCCGGCAAGCACGTGTTCGGTATGACGCTGCCCCGGCCGCGCGACCTGGCGCCGCTGCTGGCCGCCTGGATCGCCTCGGTCGGGGTGATGGTGTTCGAGAAGGACCTCGGCACCTCGCTGCTGCTGTACGCGTCGTTTCTGGTGCTGGTCTACGTAGCCACCGACCGGATCAGCTGGGTGGTGATCGGGCTGGCGCTGTTCGCGGCGGGCTCGGTGATCGCCTACCACCTGTTCGACCACGTGCAGACCCGGGTGCAGACCTGGCTGGATCCGTTCGCCGACCCCGAGGGCGCCGGCTACCAGATGGTGCAGTCGCTGTTCAGCTTCGCCACCGGCGGCATCTTCGGCACCGGCCTGGGCAACGGCCAGCCGGGCACGGTGCCCGCCGCGTCGACCGACTTCATCATCGCCGCCGTCGGTGAGGAGCTCGGCCTGTTCGGGCTGGCCGCGGTGCTGATGCTCTACACCATCCTCATCGTGCGCGGCCTGCGCACCGCGATCGCCGTGCGCGACAGCTTCGGCAAGCTGCTGGCCGCCGGGCTGGCCTCCACCCTGGCGATCCAGCTGTTCATCGTCGTCGGCGGGGTGACCAAGCTGATCCCGCTGACCGGCCTGACCACCCCGTGGATGTCCTACGGCGGCTCGTCGCTGGTGGCCAACTACGTGCTGCTGGCCATCCTGGTGCGCATCTCGCACTCGGCGCGCCGGCCGATCCTGCCCTCGCAGGCCGCCCCGCCCATCGCGTCCGCCCGCACCGAGGTGATCGAGAAGGTATGA
- a CDS encoding serine/threonine-protein kinase: MTARVGVTLSGRYRLQRLIATGGMGQVWEGVDSRLGRRVAVKVLKPEYSTDAEFVERFRAEARTVAMLNHPGIASVYDYGETEMDGEGRTAYLVMELVNGEPLNSVLKRTGRLSLRHALDMLEQTGRALQVAHAAGLVHRDVKPGNILITPTGQVKLTDFGIAKAVDAAPVTQTGMVMGTAQYIAPEQALGHDATAASDVYSLGVVGYESVSGKRPFTGDGALTVAMKHIKETPPPLPADLPPNVRELIEITLAKNPGMRYRNGGAFADAVAAVRAGRRPPRPNQAPSIGRAAPAAVPSAAQVRAAADYGRPATAARRPVTTGHRAAPPPRRTFSTGQRALLWAAGVLGALAIIIAILMILSYQDRMDQQQLPPPTVTDTVTETTPFEPTAMERRADARSLALAERQLRVTPQRATGEHDHPDAATYPAAVSMSTAVGDGLRPLTPEQTTP; the protein is encoded by the coding sequence ATGACTGCGCGGGTCGGGGTCACACTGTCCGGCCGCTACCGGCTGCAACGGCTCATCGCCACCGGCGGGATGGGTCAGGTCTGGGAGGGGGTGGACTCCCGGCTGGGCCGGCGGGTGGCGGTCAAGGTGCTCAAACCCGAGTACTCCACCGACGCCGAGTTCGTCGAGCGGTTCCGCGCCGAGGCCCGCACCGTCGCGATGCTCAACCACCCCGGCATCGCCAGCGTCTACGACTACGGCGAGACCGAGATGGACGGCGAGGGCCGCACCGCCTACCTGGTGATGGAGCTGGTCAACGGAGAGCCGCTGAACTCGGTGCTCAAACGCACCGGGCGGCTGTCGCTGCGGCACGCGCTGGACATGCTCGAGCAGACCGGCCGGGCCCTGCAGGTCGCGCATGCGGCCGGGCTGGTGCACCGCGACGTCAAACCGGGCAACATCCTCATCACCCCGACCGGCCAGGTGAAGCTCACCGACTTCGGTATCGCCAAGGCCGTCGACGCCGCCCCGGTCACCCAGACCGGCATGGTGATGGGCACCGCCCAGTACATCGCGCCCGAACAGGCGCTCGGTCACGACGCCACCGCCGCCAGCGACGTCTACTCGCTCGGTGTCGTCGGCTACGAGTCGGTGTCGGGCAAACGCCCGTTCACCGGCGACGGCGCGCTGACCGTGGCGATGAAGCACATCAAGGAGACCCCGCCGCCGCTGCCGGCCGACCTGCCGCCGAACGTGCGCGAACTCATCGAGATCACGCTGGCCAAGAACCCGGGCATGCGGTACCGCAACGGCGGCGCGTTCGCCGACGCCGTTGCCGCCGTGCGCGCCGGCCGTCGCCCGCCCCGGCCCAATCAGGCCCCGTCGATCGGCCGGGCCGCGCCGGCGGCGGTCCCGTCGGCCGCGCAGGTGCGTGCCGCCGCCGACTACGGCCGGCCCGCCACCGCCGCCCGCCGTCCCGTCACCACCGGCCATCGGGCCGCCCCACCGCCGCGGCGCACCTTCTCCACCGGTCAGCGCGCCCTGCTGTGGGCCGCCGGGGTGCTCGGCGCGCTCGCGATCATCATCGCGATCCTGATGATCCTCAGCTATCAGGACCGGATGGACCAGCAGCAGCTGCCGCCCCCGACCGTCACCGACACGGTCACCGAGACCACCCCGTTCGAACCGACCGCGATGGAACGCCGGGCCGATGCGCGGTCCCTCGCCCTTGCTGAGCGACAATTGCGGGTGACCCCACAGCGCGCAACCGGCGAACACGACCACCCCGACGCAGCGACGTATCCCGCGGCGGTGTCCATGTCGACGGCGGTAGGAGATGGTCTGCGCCCCCTGACACCAGAACAGACGACGCCATGA
- the pbpA gene encoding D,D-transpeptidase PbpA: protein MNTSLRRVAVTVMALVVVLLANATFTQVFTADGLRSDPRNQRVLLDEYSRQRGQISAGGQLLAYSVATSGRFRFLRVYPDPLIYAPVTGFYSLRYSSTGLERAEDSILNGSDQRLFARRLADFFTGRDPRGGNVDTTIKPHVQQAAWEAMETGCDGPCKGAVVAIEPSTGRILALVTSPSYDPNLLATHDVDAQAQAWQQLRDDPDMPLLNRAIAEAYPPGSTFKVITTAAALQHGETPDTRLTAAPRIRLPNSTASLENFGGASCGGGPTASLKEAFARSCNTAFVELGIGLGADALRSTARAFGIDVPAPTIPLQVAESTVGPIIDDAALGMSAIGQKDVALTPLQNAMVAATIANKGVTMRPYLVESLRGPDLANIATTAPEQERRAVSEQVADTLTDLMVAAEQGTQQKGAIAGVQIASKTGTAEHGTDPRNTPPHAWYIAFAPAQAPKVAVAVLVENGGNRLSATGGAVAAPIGRATIAAALREGS, encoded by the coding sequence ATGAACACCTCGCTGCGTCGCGTGGCCGTCACCGTGATGGCGCTGGTGGTGGTGCTGCTGGCCAACGCGACCTTCACCCAGGTCTTCACCGCCGACGGGTTGCGCTCGGATCCGCGCAACCAGCGGGTGCTGCTCGACGAGTACTCCCGGCAGCGCGGCCAGATCTCGGCCGGCGGCCAGCTGCTGGCCTACTCGGTGGCGACCAGTGGCCGGTTCCGGTTCCTGCGGGTCTACCCCGACCCGCTGATCTACGCGCCGGTCACCGGCTTCTACTCGCTACGCTACTCCAGCACCGGGCTGGAGCGCGCCGAGGACAGCATCCTCAACGGCTCCGATCAGCGGTTGTTCGCGCGCCGGCTGGCCGACTTCTTCACCGGCCGCGATCCGCGCGGCGGCAACGTCGACACCACGATCAAACCCCATGTGCAGCAAGCGGCCTGGGAGGCGATGGAGACCGGCTGCGACGGGCCGTGCAAGGGGGCGGTGGTGGCGATCGAACCGTCCACCGGCCGGATCCTGGCGCTGGTGACGTCGCCGTCCTACGACCCGAACCTGCTGGCCACCCACGACGTCGACGCGCAGGCCCAGGCGTGGCAGCAGCTGCGCGACGACCCCGACATGCCGCTGCTGAACCGCGCGATCGCCGAGGCCTACCCGCCCGGTTCGACGTTCAAGGTGATCACCACCGCGGCCGCGCTGCAGCACGGCGAGACGCCCGACACCCGGCTCACCGCGGCGCCGCGCATCCGGCTGCCCAACAGCACCGCCTCCCTGGAGAACTTCGGCGGTGCCTCGTGCGGCGGCGGGCCGACCGCATCGCTGAAGGAGGCGTTCGCCCGGTCCTGCAACACCGCGTTCGTCGAGCTCGGTATCGGGCTGGGCGCCGACGCCCTGCGGTCCACCGCGCGCGCGTTCGGCATCGACGTTCCCGCCCCGACCATCCCGCTGCAGGTCGCCGAGTCCACCGTCGGGCCGATCATCGACGATGCCGCGCTCGGCATGTCGGCCATCGGCCAGAAGGACGTCGCGTTGACCCCGCTGCAGAACGCGATGGTCGCCGCCACCATCGCCAACAAGGGGGTGACCATGCGGCCGTACCTGGTGGAGAGCCTGCGTGGACCCGACCTCGCCAACATCGCCACCACCGCACCCGAACAAGAGCGGCGGGCGGTGTCCGAGCAGGTCGCGGATACACTGACGGATCTGATGGTCGCCGCCGAGCAGGGAACACAGCAGAAGGGAGCCATCGCCGGCGTGCAGATCGCATCCAAGACGGGTACGGCGGAGCACGGGACAGATCCCCGCAACACCCCGCCGCACGCCTGGTACATCGCCTTCGCCCCTGCTCAAGCGCCCAAAGTCGCCGTGGCCGTGCTGGTCGAGAACGGCGGCAACAGGCTCTCGGCGACCGGCGGTGCGGTGGCCGCCCCGATCGGACGCGCCACCATCGCCGCGGCGCTGCGGGAGGGTTCATGA
- a CDS encoding DUF881 domain-containing protein, with translation MRLLRRRDGAGTTTDDRRTRRDRWRFAVPIVCLAAGLLLAATHSVSGGDEIRRSDAPRLVDLVLEARESVDRLAAERDALAAELENTHGASPAADAALQAITRRSDELAEAAGLTPLRGPGLVVTLNDAQRDAQGRFPRDATPDDLVVHQQDITAVINALWAGGAEGIQMQDQRIIGTSAPRCVGNTLLLNGRTYSPPYVITAVGDPAALQAALAEAPLVNLYRQYVVRFGLGYSEEPRAEVEIAGYPQPVRMRYAQPVGPLGY, from the coding sequence ATGCGACTGCTGCGGCGCCGTGACGGCGCCGGCACCACCACCGACGATCGGCGCACCCGCCGCGACCGGTGGCGATTCGCCGTGCCGATCGTGTGCCTGGCCGCGGGCCTGCTGCTGGCGGCCACCCACTCGGTCTCCGGCGGCGACGAGATCCGGCGCAGCGACGCGCCGCGGCTGGTCGACCTGGTCCTCGAGGCCAGGGAATCGGTGGACCGGCTTGCCGCCGAGCGCGACGCGCTGGCGGCCGAGCTGGAGAACACCCACGGCGCCTCCCCCGCCGCCGACGCCGCGCTGCAGGCCATCACCCGCCGCTCCGACGAACTCGCCGAGGCCGCGGGCCTGACACCGCTGCGCGGGCCCGGGCTCGTCGTCACGCTCAACGACGCGCAGCGCGACGCGCAGGGCCGGTTCCCCCGCGACGCCACCCCCGACGACCTGGTCGTGCACCAGCAGGACATCACCGCGGTGATCAACGCGCTGTGGGCCGGCGGCGCCGAGGGCATCCAGATGCAGGACCAGCGGATCATCGGCACCTCCGCACCCCGGTGCGTGGGCAACACCCTGCTGCTCAACGGCCGCACCTACAGCCCGCCCTACGTCATCACCGCCGTCGGGGATCCGGCCGCGCTGCAGGCCGCGCTGGCCGAGGCGCCGCTGGTCAACCTCTACCGCCAGTACGTGGTGCGGTTCGGGCTCGGCTACTCCGAGGAGCCGCGCGCGGAGGTCGAGATCGCCGGTTACCCGCAGCCGGTGCGGATGCGCTACGCCCAGCCGGTCGGCCCGCTCGGATACTGA
- a CDS encoding PH domain-containing protein, with product MQQTSWSPPAAGVAACAGFGLILAIGAVTLITDLPGRILVGFAGAGLLAFAFSSWRARPKLAIEPDALVSRGLTRTTVLRRSDIEVIRITEFRRFGRRVRLLEIDTVDGDLLVFTRWDLGTDPLHVLDALTAAGFAGR from the coding sequence GTGCAGCAAACTAGTTGGAGTCCTCCTGCCGCAGGTGTCGCGGCGTGCGCGGGATTCGGTCTGATCCTGGCGATCGGAGCTGTGACGCTGATCACAGACCTTCCCGGGCGCATTCTGGTCGGTTTTGCTGGCGCCGGACTGCTTGCTTTCGCATTCTCTTCGTGGCGCGCGCGGCCGAAGCTAGCAATCGAGCCCGACGCGCTCGTCAGTCGCGGACTCACGCGTACCACGGTGCTGCGCAGGTCCGACATCGAGGTGATCCGGATCACAGAGTTCCGCAGGTTCGGCCGCCGGGTGAGATTGCTGGAGATCGACACCGTCGACGGCGACCTGTTGGTGTTCACCCGCTGGGATCTCGGAACCGACCCGCTGCACGTGCTCGACGCGCTGACCGCCGCCGGCTTCGCCGGCCGCTGA
- a CDS encoding PP2C family protein-serine/threonine phosphatase, with product MTLVLRYAARSDRGLVRANNEDSVYAGARLLALADGMGGHAAGEVASQLVIAALAPLDEDEPGGDLLSKLEEAVRQGNSAIAAHVQADPELEGMGTTLTAILFAGNRLGLVHIGDSRGYLLRDGELTQITKDDTFVQTLVDEGRITPEEAHSHPQRSLIMRALTGHEVEPTLILREARAGDRYLLCSDGLSDPVSHETILEALQIPDVGESADRLIELALRGGGPDNVTVVVADVVENGVSDYGQTQPIIAGAVSGDDGSNSTPPDTAAGRASAFNPQRTAPRPALPAPEPPARPSRSKRRYIIGSLLLVLLLLAGMAVGSVIIRSYYYVTAHDGTVAIMRGVPTSILGYPLHQPYRQACLTPHNGLNLIAVGAAGDDCQLFRVKDLKPAEQRQVEAGLPTGSEDQAIEQINKLARESLLPVCQAPAKAPRPTTVPHAPAPTRTPGVPNVPPPSAETLPPAPNPQAPQSPSLETAAPPAPETPRTVTRPPTAGPTAAPAPGAPSPSAGAPSRPAPPRATPAPAPVTGLPPLPQQPGIDCRERS from the coding sequence ATGACCCTCGTCCTTCGATACGCCGCGCGCAGCGACCGCGGCCTGGTCCGAGCCAACAACGAGGACTCGGTCTACGCCGGCGCGCGCCTGTTGGCGCTGGCCGACGGCATGGGAGGTCACGCGGCGGGCGAGGTCGCCTCGCAGTTGGTGATCGCCGCGCTGGCCCCGCTGGACGAAGACGAGCCGGGCGGCGACCTGCTCAGCAAACTCGAGGAGGCTGTCCGGCAGGGCAACTCGGCGATTGCTGCCCATGTGCAGGCCGACCCCGAGCTGGAGGGGATGGGCACCACCCTGACCGCGATCCTGTTCGCGGGCAACCGGCTCGGGCTGGTGCACATCGGCGACTCGCGCGGCTACCTGCTGCGCGACGGCGAGCTGACCCAGATCACCAAGGACGACACCTTCGTCCAGACGCTCGTCGACGAGGGGCGCATCACCCCCGAGGAGGCGCACAGCCATCCGCAGCGGTCGCTGATCATGCGGGCGCTCACCGGTCACGAGGTGGAACCGACGCTGATCCTGCGGGAGGCCCGGGCCGGCGACCGGTATCTGCTGTGCTCGGACGGGTTGTCCGATCCGGTCAGCCACGAGACCATCCTCGAGGCCCTGCAGATCCCCGACGTCGGCGAGAGCGCCGACCGGTTGATCGAGCTGGCGCTGCGCGGCGGCGGCCCGGACAACGTCACCGTCGTGGTGGCCGACGTCGTCGAGAACGGGGTCTCCGACTACGGCCAGACCCAGCCGATCATTGCCGGCGCGGTCTCCGGCGACGACGGCTCCAACAGCACCCCCCCGGACACCGCGGCCGGCCGGGCCTCGGCGTTCAACCCGCAGCGCACGGCGCCGCGCCCGGCGCTGCCGGCCCCCGAGCCGCCCGCACGGCCGTCGCGGTCCAAGCGCCGCTACATCATCGGATCGCTGCTGCTGGTGCTGCTGCTGTTGGCCGGGATGGCGGTCGGCAGCGTGATCATCCGCAGCTACTACTACGTCACCGCACACGACGGCACCGTCGCGATCATGCGCGGCGTGCCGACCTCGATCCTCGGCTACCCGCTGCACCAGCCCTACCGGCAGGCGTGCCTGACCCCGCACAACGGGTTGAATCTCATCGCCGTCGGCGCCGCCGGTGACGACTGCCAGCTGTTCCGGGTCAAAGACCTCAAACCGGCCGAGCAGCGCCAGGTCGAGGCGGGCCTGCCCACCGGCTCCGAGGATCAGGCCATCGAGCAGATCAACAAGCTGGCCCGCGAGTCGCTGCTGCCGGTGTGCCAGGCCCCGGCCAAGGCGCCGCGGCCCACCACCGTCCCGCACGCCCCGGCACCCACCCGCACCCCGGGGGTGCCGAACGTTCCGCCGCCCTCGGCCGAGACCCTGCCGCCCGCCCCGAATCCCCAGGCCCCCCAGTCCCCGAGCCTGGAGACCGCGGCTCCCCCGGCCCCGGAGACGCCGCGCACCGTCACGCGCCCACCGACGGCCGGGCCCACCGCCGCCCCGGCCCCCGGAGCCCCGTCGCCGAGCGCCGGCGCCCCGAGCAGGCCGGCCCCACCGCGCGCCACCCCGGCCCCGGCGCCTGTCACCGGACTGCCCCCGCTGCCGCAACAACCGGGGATCGACTGCCGGGAACGGTCATGA
- the crgA gene encoding cell division protein CrgA, which produces MPKSKVRKKNDFTINPVSRTPVKVKAGPSSTWYVASFIGLMLIGLIWLLVFQLAGSAVPVMKDIDPPAWNYAIAFAFMITGLLMTMRWR; this is translated from the coding sequence ATGCCCAAGTCGAAGGTTCGCAAGAAGAACGACTTCACCATCAATCCGGTCAGCCGTACCCCGGTGAAGGTGAAGGCCGGCCCGTCGAGCACCTGGTATGTGGCGTCGTTCATCGGGTTGATGCTGATCGGCCTGATCTGGCTGCTGGTGTTCCAGCTCGCGGGCAGCGCCGTGCCGGTCATGAAGGACATCGATCCGCCGGCGTGGAACTACGCGATCGCGTTTGCTTTCATGATCACCGGTCTGCTCATGACGATGCGGTGGCGTTGA
- a CDS encoding FHA domain-containing protein FhaB/FipA, with protein MQGLVLQLTRVGFLLLLWLFIWSVLRILRTDLYAPTGSVMMRRGLPLRQALLPTGRRNVPRYLVVTEGALAGTRIPLGSQPILIGRADDSTLVLTDDYASTRHARLSPRGSEWYVEDLGSTNGTYLDRAKVTTAVRVPMGTPIRIGKTVIELRP; from the coding sequence AGCTGACCCGCGTCGGTTTCCTGCTGCTGTTGTGGCTGTTCATCTGGTCGGTGCTGCGCATCCTGCGGACCGACCTCTACGCACCCACCGGGTCGGTGATGATGCGTCGCGGCCTGCCGTTGCGGCAGGCCCTGCTGCCGACCGGCCGCCGCAATGTGCCGCGGTACCTCGTCGTCACCGAGGGGGCGCTGGCCGGCACCCGGATCCCGCTGGGCAGCCAGCCGATCCTCATCGGCCGTGCCGACGACTCCACGCTGGTCCTGACCGACGACTACGCCTCCACCCGGCACGCTCGGCTGTCGCCACGCGGATCGGAGTGGTACGTGGAAGACCTAGGATCAACTAACGGCACTTACCTCGACAGGGCAAAGGTGACAACTGCGGTACGCGTTCCCATGGGCACGCCGATTCGGATCGGCAAGACAGTGATCGAGCTGCGCCCGTGA
- a CDS encoding aminodeoxychorismate/anthranilate synthase component II, with translation MQVLVVDNYDSFVFNLVQYLGQLGVDAQVWRNDDPRLATDADVARAAETFDGVLLSPGPGTPERAGASIPLVRACAAARTPLLGVCLGHQAIGVAFGGTVDRAPELLHGKTSSVYHSNSGVLKGLPDPFTATRYHSLTILPETVPDQLEVIARTRGGVIMAVRHRELPIHGVQFHPESILTQGGHRMLANWLGFCGQAPSEELVRRLEDEVASALAGAGTAVAPAATTRS, from the coding sequence ATGCAGGTCCTGGTCGTCGACAACTACGACAGCTTCGTGTTCAACCTCGTGCAGTATCTCGGCCAGCTCGGGGTGGACGCGCAGGTCTGGCGTAACGACGATCCACGGCTGGCCACCGACGCCGACGTCGCCCGGGCCGCCGAGACCTTCGACGGGGTGCTGTTGTCACCCGGGCCCGGCACCCCGGAGCGGGCCGGTGCGTCGATCCCGTTGGTGCGGGCGTGCGCCGCCGCCCGGACGCCGCTGCTCGGGGTGTGCCTGGGGCACCAGGCCATCGGGGTGGCCTTCGGCGGCACCGTCGACCGTGCCCCCGAGCTGCTGCACGGCAAGACCAGCAGCGTCTACCACTCCAACAGCGGTGTGCTCAAAGGGCTTCCGGATCCGTTCACCGCGACCCGGTACCACTCGCTGACCATCCTGCCGGAGACGGTGCCCGACCAGCTGGAGGTCATCGCCCGCACCCGCGGCGGGGTGATCATGGCGGTGCGCCACCGCGAGCTGCCGATCCACGGGGTGCAGTTCCACCCCGAGTCGATCCTCACCCAGGGCGGCCACCGCATGCTGGCCAACTGGTTGGGCTTCTGCGGCCAGGCCCCCAGCGAGGAGCTGGTGCGCCGGCTGGAGGACGAGGTCGCCTCCGCGCTGGCCGGCGCCGGCACCGCCGTCGCCCCGGCCGCTACGACGCGAAGCTGA